One genomic segment of Aliarcobacter cibarius includes these proteins:
- the hemA gene encoding glutamyl-tRNA reductase has translation MSYLVISFSHKNLDIKQREKLAFNAEEDKDRFIKQLLDTSSTKELVLLSTCNRVEIIAKSSNVKQSSRNIVEKLASYSGLNFEFLYDRADIYDGDTAVHHLFAVASALDSLVIGETQIVGQLKDAFRFSQVRNYCDQGISRVMHYAFKCAAQVRTATSLGTGSVSVASTAVSKAKELVGDTKGVKALVIGAGAMSELAIKHLITAGFNVTITSRDIKKAQILADSFETRVEVEPYSNLEFLLETIPVMITATSAPYPIITNDNAPSSSIKRYWFDIAVPRDIDEDISMFDLEIYAVDDLQEIVNSNMTQRSAQAKEAYTIVGRATLEFYDWLKNLDVEPIIKNLYVKGDLIIDKKIKNAIKKGYIPKENEENIRKLCQTIITEYLHVPSKQLKNISKNMECDLITATIQNMFTQEATNNDVLKCEHLTKI, from the coding sequence ATGAGTTATTTAGTAATTAGTTTTTCACATAAAAACTTAGATATAAAACAAAGAGAAAAACTAGCATTTAATGCAGAAGAAGATAAAGATAGATTTATCAAGCAACTTTTAGATACTTCTTCTACAAAAGAGTTGGTTTTACTTTCTACTTGTAATCGTGTAGAGATTATTGCAAAAAGCTCAAATGTAAAACAAAGTAGTAGAAATATTGTAGAAAAACTTGCATCATATTCTGGATTAAATTTTGAATTTTTATATGATAGAGCAGATATATATGATGGAGATACAGCAGTTCATCATCTATTTGCAGTAGCATCAGCATTAGATTCTTTAGTAATTGGAGAGACTCAAATTGTAGGACAATTAAAAGATGCTTTTAGATTTTCACAAGTTAGAAATTATTGTGATCAAGGTATCTCAAGAGTTATGCATTATGCTTTTAAATGTGCGGCACAAGTAAGAACTGCCACTAGTTTAGGAACAGGTTCTGTTTCTGTTGCTTCAACGGCAGTTTCAAAAGCAAAAGAGTTAGTAGGTGATACAAAAGGAGTAAAAGCTTTAGTTATTGGAGCTGGTGCTATGAGTGAATTAGCGATAAAGCACCTAATTACTGCTGGATTTAATGTAACAATTACTAGTAGAGATATCAAAAAAGCTCAAATATTAGCAGATAGTTTTGAAACAAGAGTTGAGGTTGAACCTTATTCAAATTTAGAATTTTTACTTGAGACAATACCAGTTATGATAACAGCTACAAGTGCTCCTTATCCAATAATTACTAATGATAATGCTCCTAGCTCAAGTATAAAAAGATATTGGTTTGATATTGCTGTTCCTAGAGATATTGATGAAGATATATCTATGTTTGATTTAGAGATATATGCAGTTGATGATTTACAAGAAATTGTAAACTCAAATATGACACAAAGATCAGCTCAAGCAAAAGAAGCTTATACAATTGTTGGACGAGCAACTTTAGAATTTTATGATTGGTTAAAGAATTTAGATGTTGAACCAATAATTAAAAATCTATATGTAAAAGGTGATTTAATTATTGATAAGAAAATAAAAAATGCCATAAAAAAGGGATATATTCCTAAAGAAAATGAAGAGAATATTAGAAAACTTTGTCAGACAATAATAACTGAATATTTACATGTTCCATCAAAACAATTAAAAAATATTTCAAAAAATATGGAATGTGACTTGATTACAGCAACTATACAAAATATGTTTACACAAGAAGCAACTAACAATGATGTTTTAAAATGTGAACATTTAACAAAAATTTAA
- a CDS encoding polyprenyl synthetase family protein encodes MEVLQRVKNQIRDFLEVCSYEKTLHLLEQLATGKMLRSKLILKIAGESEDSIKLCAVVEMIHAASLLHDDVIDEADTRRGKPSINALYDNKTSIMFGDILYSRAFTELSQMDKKVAYHVSNAVTELSIGEMMDVDLTESFNSSYDKYFTMIYKKTASLIEASARSAAILVGLDDEKYANYGKNLGLAFQMIDDILDITQDSQTLGKPAMLDFVEGKVTIPYLYLYDRVDDKDYLKSLYKKKLNEVESNWIKESFKSTGALSDAIEEAKKVGLEAINSIKDEKNSIELINIMKAMIERDF; translated from the coding sequence GTGGAAGTATTACAAAGAGTTAAAAATCAAATAAGAGATTTTCTTGAAGTTTGTAGCTATGAGAAAACATTACATCTTTTAGAACAACTTGCAACTGGTAAAATGTTAAGAAGTAAGTTAATACTCAAAATTGCAGGAGAAAGTGAAGATTCTATAAAACTTTGTGCAGTTGTTGAGATGATTCATGCAGCATCTCTTTTACATGATGATGTAATAGATGAAGCAGATACAAGAAGAGGAAAACCATCTATTAATGCTTTATATGATAATAAAACTTCAATCATGTTTGGAGATATTTTATATTCAAGAGCATTTACAGAACTTTCGCAAATGGATAAAAAAGTAGCATACCATGTATCAAATGCTGTAACAGAGTTAAGTATAGGTGAGATGATGGATGTTGATTTAACAGAATCATTTAATAGCTCTTATGACAAATATTTTACTATGATTTACAAAAAAACAGCTTCTTTAATAGAAGCTAGTGCAAGAAGTGCTGCAATTTTAGTTGGATTAGATGATGAAAAATATGCTAATTATGGAAAAAATTTAGGTTTGGCATTTCAAATGATAGATGATATATTGGATATTACTCAAGATAGTCAAACTCTTGGTAAACCAGCTATGTTAGATTTTGTTGAAGGGAAAGTGACTATTCCTTATTTATATCTTTATGATAGAGTCGATGATAAAGATTATTTAAAATCTTTGTACAAAAAAAAGTTGAATGAAGTAGAATCAAATTGGATAAAAGAGTCTTTTAAAAGTACAGGTGCTTTAAGTGATGCAATTGAAGAAGCAAAAAAAGTTGGACTTGAAGCAATAAATTCTATAAAAGATGAAAAAAATAGTATCGAGCTTATAAACATTATGAAGGCTATGATAGAAAGAGATTTTTAA
- a CDS encoding DUF2018 family protein, which produces MSKFKDWFTEDEDDIFFGSPKSKFFDILEQTHRDLIEDEIDKIFEKLAILELIVSKDRDEDFDVNSYLEDFKEKNQEEVNSMKKGLYMEVSGEIISRLDS; this is translated from the coding sequence ATGTCAAAATTTAAAGATTGGTTTACTGAAGACGAAGATGATATATTCTTTGGAAGTCCAAAATCAAAGTTTTTTGATATTTTAGAACAAACTCATAGAGATTTAATAGAAGATGAAATAGATAAGATTTTTGAAAAACTTGCTATTTTAGAACTTATTGTTAGTAAAGATAGAGATGAAGATTTCGATGTAAATTCTTATTTAGAAGATTTTAAAGAAAAAAATCAAGAAGAAGTAAACTCTATGAAAAAAGGTCTTTATATGGAAGTTTCTGGAGAGATTATTAGTAGGTTGGATAGTTAA
- the hisD gene encoding histidinol dehydrogenase encodes MKIINTNQNSFKNDFETILQRAKSDIKGVSKIVENIIDEIVQDGNEALKRHIEKFDKWQVKNDDDLLIPQEDMKKAYDNLDLNLKKSLHTAFDRIKNYHEKQLPKSWIDFEDNGTILGQKVTPVDRAGLYIPGGKAAYPSSLLMNAIPALVAKVKEIIVCTPTPNNEVNELLLAACYLCKVSKVYKVGGASAIAAMAYGTKTIPKVDVITGPGNIFVATAKKMVFGEVNIDMIAGPSEIGVLADETANPRYVAFDLLSQAEHDEMASSILITTDDNLAKSVSVEVSNILKDLSRKDIAQKSIDERGAIIVASNITEAISLMNEIAPEHLEVMTKNPFELLPYIKHAGAIFLGENTPEPIGDYIAGPNHTLPTGSTAKFYSPLNVENFLKKSSIISFSKNAINELGEACALLADTEGLEAHAKSVRVRLENK; translated from the coding sequence ATGAAAATAATTAATACAAATCAAAATAGCTTTAAAAATGATTTCGAAACTATTTTACAAAGAGCAAAAAGTGATATTAAAGGTGTTTCAAAAATAGTTGAAAACATTATAGATGAAATTGTTCAAGATGGAAATGAAGCTTTAAAAAGACATATTGAGAAATTTGATAAATGGCAAGTAAAAAATGATGATGATTTATTAATACCTCAAGAAGATATGAAAAAAGCTTATGATAATTTAGATTTAAATTTAAAAAAATCTTTACATACGGCTTTTGATAGAATAAAAAATTATCATGAAAAACAACTTCCTAAATCATGGATTGATTTTGAAGATAATGGAACAATTTTAGGACAAAAAGTAACTCCTGTTGATAGAGCAGGACTTTATATCCCAGGAGGGAAAGCCGCATATCCAAGTAGTCTTTTAATGAATGCGATTCCTGCATTAGTTGCAAAAGTTAAAGAGATAATTGTATGTACTCCAACTCCAAATAATGAAGTAAATGAGTTACTACTTGCAGCTTGTTATTTATGTAAAGTTTCGAAAGTTTATAAAGTTGGTGGAGCAAGTGCCATTGCAGCCATGGCATATGGAACAAAAACTATTCCAAAAGTTGATGTAATAACTGGTCCTGGAAATATTTTTGTTGCAACCGCTAAAAAAATGGTTTTTGGTGAAGTTAATATTGATATGATAGCAGGGCCAAGTGAAATTGGAGTTCTTGCAGATGAAACTGCAAACCCAAGATACGTTGCTTTTGATTTATTATCTCAAGCAGAGCATGATGAAATGGCAAGTTCAATTTTAATTACAACAGACGATAATTTAGCTAAAAGTGTAAGTGTAGAAGTTTCAAATATTTTAAAAGATTTAAGTAGAAAAGATATTGCTCAAAAATCAATTGATGAAAGAGGAGCTATAATAGTTGCTTCAAATATTACAGAAGCTATTTCTTTAATGAATGAGATAGCTCCTGAACACTTAGAAGTTATGACAAAAAATCCTTTTGAACTTTTACCTTATATAAAACATGCAGGGGCAATATTTTTAGGTGAAAATACTCCGGAGCCTATTGGAGATTATATAGCTGGTCCAAATCACACTTTACCGACTGGAAGTACTGCTAAATTTTATAGTCCATTAAATGTTGAAAATTTTTTGAAAAAAAGTTCAATTATTAGTTTTTCAAAAAATGCTATAAATGAATTAGGTGAAGCTTGTGCATTACTTGCTGATACAGAAGGACTCGAAGCACATGCAAAAAGTGTAAGAGTTAGATTGGAAAATAAGTAA
- a CDS encoding shikimate kinase has protein sequence MKKNNIILIGFMGVGKGTIARALVKESSMFAIDTDDLIESMENRKIKKIFASDGEPYFRNLEKKTALWLEGNVKNTIISTGGGFFKQENIQNIGTIVYLKSSFEGILKRIKKSPNAKNKLNKRPLLKNKKDALKLFNDRNSQYEKVANVVVDVENKDIDLIVKEILGIINENN, from the coding sequence ATGAAGAAAAATAATATTATACTAATCGGTTTTATGGGTGTTGGAAAAGGTACAATAGCGAGAGCTTTAGTAAAAGAATCATCAATGTTTGCAATTGATACTGATGATTTAATTGAAAGTATGGAAAACAGAAAAATTAAAAAGATTTTTGCTTCTGATGGTGAACCATATTTTAGAAATTTGGAAAAAAAGACAGCTTTGTGGCTTGAAGGAAATGTTAAAAATACAATAATTTCAACAGGTGGTGGTTTTTTTAAACAAGAAAATATCCAAAATATTGGAACAATAGTTTATTTAAAATCATCTTTTGAAGGTATCTTAAAAAGAATCAAAAAATCTCCTAATGCAAAAAATAAATTAAATAAGAGACCATTATTAAAAAATAAAAAAGATGCATTAAAATTGTTCAATGATAGAAATAGCCAATATGAAAAAGTTGCAAATGTTGTTGTAGATGTTGAAAATAAAGATATAGATCTTATTGTAAAAGAGATATTAGGAATAATAAATGAAAATAATTAA
- a CDS encoding 1-aminocyclopropane-1-carboxylate deaminase, whose amino-acid sequence MQFFNSKIDEVEVNNQKYFVKRDDLLNSDFSGNKARKFHYFLNEDLTEYKKIISHGSIQSNAMYSLSVLAKLKNLEFEYYVKNIPSYLLENPSGNYKEALNNDMKLIVDELKDNFEKDELFIIEGGAVKEAKYGLEILANEIKTWAKENKIDKLKIFLPSGTGTTALYLQQYLPFEVLTCSCVGDDDYLKKQFDMLEIKNHPTILKKTKKYHFGKLYREFYFKHLELFEQTNIEFDLLYDSLGWIVFEDYVNNFEHKKEYTFLYIHQGGLLGNKTMLERYRYKFTII is encoded by the coding sequence ATGCAGTTTTTTAACTCAAAAATAGATGAAGTAGAAGTTAATAATCAAAAATATTTTGTTAAAAGAGATGATTTGCTAAATAGTGATTTTAGTGGAAATAAAGCAAGAAAATTTCATTATTTTTTAAATGAAGATTTAACTGAATATAAAAAAATTATCTCTCATGGTAGCATACAATCAAATGCCATGTATTCTCTTAGCGTTTTAGCAAAATTGAAAAATTTAGAATTTGAATATTATGTTAAAAATATTCCATCATATTTATTAGAAAATCCAAGTGGTAACTACAAAGAAGCTTTAAATAATGATATGAAATTAATAGTTGATGAGCTAAAAGATAATTTTGAAAAAGATGAATTATTTATTATTGAGGGTGGGGCTGTTAAAGAAGCTAAATATGGATTGGAAATTTTAGCAAATGAAATAAAAACTTGGGCAAAAGAAAATAAAATAGATAAATTAAAAATATTTTTACCAAGTGGTACAGGAACAACAGCCTTATATTTACAACAATATTTGCCGTTTGAAGTATTAACATGTTCGTGTGTTGGTGATGATGATTATTTAAAAAAACAGTTTGATATGCTTGAAATTAAAAATCATCCGACAATATTAAAAAAAACAAAAAAATATCATTTTGGGAAATTGTATAGAGAGTTTTATTTTAAGCATTTAGAATTATTTGAACAAACAAATATAGAGTTTGATTTATTATATGATAGTTTGGGTTGGATTGTTTTTGAAGATTATGTAAATAATTTTGAACATAAAAAGGAGTATACTTTCTTGTATATTCATCAAGGTGGACTTTTGGGTAACAAAACTATGCTAGAAAGATATAGATATAAATTTACAATTATTTAG
- a CDS encoding MotA/TolQ/ExbB proton channel family protein yields the protein MNILEFIDKGGIIVYILIFLNIIGFSIIIYKFLTLPQVKKILQNITMNLDVNKDLESQIEYEIKKLESGLVIIKNIAIISPLLGLLGTVVGIYSSFEAISQKGLGDPTIFSGGIAVALITTIAGIIVSIPHQIAYNHFISFIDKIELRAKKEIIGNIK from the coding sequence ATGAATATTTTAGAGTTTATTGATAAAGGTGGAATTATTGTTTATATTTTAATATTTCTAAATATTATAGGATTTTCAATAATTATATATAAATTTCTTACTCTTCCCCAAGTAAAAAAAATTTTACAAAATATAACAATGAATTTAGATGTTAATAAAGATTTAGAATCTCAAATAGAATATGAAATTAAAAAACTTGAATCAGGACTTGTTATTATAAAAAATATTGCAATAATTTCTCCTCTTTTAGGTCTTCTAGGAACTGTTGTTGGAATTTATTCATCTTTTGAAGCAATTAGCCAAAAAGGTTTAGGTGATCCTACCATTTTTTCTGGGGGAATCGCTGTAGCATTAATTACTACTATTGCTGGAATTATTGTATCAATACCTCATCAAATAGCATATAATCACTTTATATCATTTATTGACAAAATTGAATTAAGAGCAAAAAAAGAGATTATTGGAAATATTAAATGA
- a CDS encoding ExbD/TolR family protein, with product MKRREHLGLDLTPIIDVVFILLIFFLVTSVFKKEELALMLDLPSSNAKEMQIKQEQIFIELSVNKLAIKGIEVSFESLEDNLKAIKNKDDSVIVRIDKKVPYERVVKVLDLLQKYNLNNLALVTNEEKKN from the coding sequence ATGAAAAGAAGAGAACATTTAGGGCTTGATTTAACTCCTATTATTGATGTTGTATTCATTCTACTTATTTTCTTTTTGGTTACAAGTGTTTTTAAAAAAGAAGAACTTGCTCTAATGTTAGATTTACCAAGTTCAAATGCAAAAGAGATGCAAATAAAACAAGAACAAATTTTTATAGAGTTAAGTGTAAATAAACTTGCTATTAAAGGAATTGAAGTCTCTTTTGAATCGTTGGAAGATAATTTAAAAGCTATAAAAAATAAAGACGATTCAGTAATTGTAAGAATTGATAAAAAAGTTCCTTATGAAAGAGTTGTAAAAGTTCTAGATTTATTACAAAAATACAATTTAAATAATCTTGCACTAGTTACAAATGAAGAAAAGAAAAACTAA
- the fbaA gene encoding class II fructose-bisphosphate aldolase encodes MGVLNVVNAGVLTGSEAKKLFAYAKKEGFAIPAVNVVGTDSVNAVLEAASKVKSPVIVQFSNGGAGFYAGKGLKTSDAALLGAISGANHVHTMAKAYGIPVILHTDHAAKKLLPWIDGLLDAGKEHFSKTGRPLFTSHMLDLSEESLEENLEICVEYFKRMNAIDMMIEIELGITGGEEDGVDNTGVDNSLLYTQPSEVSYAYEKLSQVGENFTIAASFGNVHGVYKPGNVVLSPKILDNSQKFIQEKHNTSTNPVDFVFHGGSGSLLSEIREAISYGVIKMNIDTDTQWATWDGVRAYEAKYHGYLQGQIGNPEGEDKPNKNYYDPRKWLRAGQETMIARLETAFSDLCALNKN; translated from the coding sequence ATGGGTGTTTTAAATGTTGTAAATGCTGGAGTATTAACTGGAAGTGAGGCTAAAAAACTTTTTGCTTATGCAAAAAAAGAAGGTTTTGCAATTCCTGCTGTAAATGTTGTAGGAACAGATTCTGTAAATGCTGTTTTAGAAGCTGCAAGTAAAGTTAAATCTCCAGTTATAGTACAATTTTCGAATGGTGGAGCTGGATTTTATGCAGGAAAAGGTTTAAAAACTAGTGACGCTGCTCTATTAGGGGCAATTAGTGGAGCAAATCATGTTCACACTATGGCAAAAGCTTATGGAATACCTGTAATTTTACATACTGATCATGCTGCGAAAAAACTTCTTCCTTGGATTGATGGTTTACTTGATGCAGGAAAAGAGCATTTTTCTAAAACAGGAAGACCATTATTTACATCTCATATGCTTGATTTAAGTGAAGAGAGTTTAGAAGAGAATCTTGAAATTTGTGTTGAGTATTTTAAAAGAATGAATGCTATTGACATGATGATTGAAATTGAACTTGGGATTACGGGTGGAGAAGAAGATGGTGTTGATAACACAGGTGTTGACAACTCTTTATTATATACTCAACCAAGTGAAGTTTCATATGCTTATGAAAAATTAAGTCAAGTTGGAGAAAATTTTACAATTGCTGCATCTTTTGGAAATGTTCATGGAGTTTATAAACCAGGTAATGTTGTATTAAGTCCAAAAATTTTAGATAATTCACAAAAATTTATTCAAGAAAAACATAATACTTCTACAAATCCAGTTGATTTTGTATTTCACGGTGGTTCAGGTTCATTATTAAGTGAAATAAGAGAAGCTATCTCTTATGGTGTTATTAAAATGAATATTGATACAGATACACAATGGGCAACTTGGGATGGTGTTAGAGCTTATGAAGCTAAATATCATGGATATTTACAAGGGCAAATTGGAAACCCAGAGGGTGAAGATAAGCCGAATAAGAACTATTATGATCCAAGAAAATGGTTAAGAGCTGGTCAAGAGACTATGATAGCTAGATTAGAGACTGCTTTTAGTGACCTATGTGCATTGAATAAAAATTAA
- a CDS encoding peptidylprolyl isomerase → MKKIVTSFVASLVLASALSAAEIYATVDGENITKQDIEMIVQDPRVDLNKIPAEARTQVIDQAINKKLLAKKALKDGIEKDPQYAEAMSKIKEDLAFQVWQKNEVDKLKFSDTEKKDFYEKNKDKFNIPETFEASHILVDTEAEAQSIINDLNKAQNKEAKFKELAKAKSKDPSKANGGFLGKFAAEQMVPEFGNAVKLLQKGGYSKSPVKSQFGYHVILLKDKFPGKALSYNEVEGEINQVLIGNSFGKKVKELIQDLRKDAKIVIK, encoded by the coding sequence ATGAAAAAAATAGTTACAAGCTTTGTAGCATCGTTGGTTTTGGCATCAGCATTAAGTGCTGCAGAAATTTACGCAACTGTTGATGGGGAAAATATTACAAAACAAGATATTGAAATGATTGTTCAAGACCCTAGAGTAGATCTTAATAAAATACCAGCAGAGGCTAGAACACAAGTTATTGATCAAGCTATAAACAAAAAATTATTAGCAAAAAAAGCACTTAAAGATGGAATTGAAAAAGATCCACAATATGCTGAAGCTATGAGCAAAATAAAAGAAGATTTAGCTTTCCAAGTTTGGCAAAAAAACGAAGTTGATAAATTAAAATTTAGTGATACAGAGAAAAAAGATTTCTATGAAAAAAATAAAGATAAATTTAATATTCCAGAAACATTTGAAGCAAGTCATATTTTAGTAGATACTGAAGCTGAAGCTCAATCAATAATTAATGATTTAAACAAAGCACAAAATAAAGAAGCAAAATTTAAAGAATTAGCAAAAGCTAAATCAAAAGATCCTTCAAAAGCAAATGGTGGTTTCTTAGGGAAATTTGCAGCTGAGCAAATGGTTCCAGAATTTGGAAATGCAGTTAAATTATTACAAAAAGGTGGATATTCAAAATCTCCAGTTAAATCACAATTTGGTTATCATGTAATTTTATTAAAAGATAAATTCCCAGGAAAAGCTTTATCATATAATGAAGTTGAAGGTGAAATTAATCAAGTTTTAATAGGTAATAGTTTTGGAAAAAAAGTTAAAGAGCTTATTCAAGATTTAAGAAAAGACGCAAAAATCGTAATTAAATAA
- the hsrA gene encoding homeostatic response regulator transcription factor HsrA: MRILIIEDEITLNRTLQEGLTDFGYQVDTAENYKDAEYFIDIRNYDLVLTDWMLPDGDGIELCKIVKNRSSRTAVVIISARDDKESEIEALKSGADDFIKKPFDFDILLARIEARLRFGGTNIIEIDDLVINPDEEKIEYAGEEIELKGKPFEVLTHLARHRDQIVSKEQLLDAIWEEPELVTPNVIEVAINQIRQKMDKPLNISTIETIRRRGYRFCYPNQAEEK, from the coding sequence ATGAGAATTTTAATTATTGAAGATGAGATTACATTAAACAGAACTTTACAAGAAGGATTAACTGATTTTGGATATCAAGTTGATACTGCAGAAAATTATAAAGATGCTGAATATTTTATAGACATAAGAAATTATGATTTAGTTTTAACAGATTGGATGCTTCCTGACGGAGACGGGATAGAGTTATGTAAAATTGTTAAAAATAGAAGTTCTAGAACAGCTGTTGTAATCATTTCAGCAAGAGATGACAAGGAGAGTGAAATTGAAGCACTAAAATCAGGTGCTGATGATTTTATTAAAAAACCATTTGATTTTGATATTTTACTTGCAAGAATTGAAGCTAGATTAAGATTTGGTGGAACAAATATCATAGAAATCGATGATTTAGTTATAAATCCAGATGAAGAAAAAATTGAATATGCTGGTGAAGAAATTGAATTAAAAGGTAAACCTTTTGAAGTTTTAACACACTTAGCAAGACATAGAGATCAAATTGTTTCAAAAGAGCAATTACTTGATGCAATTTGGGAAGAGCCTGAACTTGTAACTCCGAATGTTATTGAAGTTGCAATTAATCAGATTAGACAAAAAATGGACAAACCTCTAAATATCTCTACAATTGAGACAATTAGAAGAAGAGGTTATAGATTCTGTTATCCAAACCAAGCAGAAGAAAAATAA
- a CDS encoding HAMP domain-containing sensor histidine kinase: protein MKSRSIYKEFYKKLIIASSLFIIILSFIFYEYTKNSFYNSIQDNLLYQAKKIEKSYVKEDFKAVRTQSQSIEIIPSSEKEKIEFSDFKKNNEYYLRLIYALNDGTSLQITKDITLERDLLYSIIFRNLFGLAIPGFVLMLLYSLIVSKSLLKPIMQINKKLSNMDENTLAQIDTKDLPDEFLTLANSINSLTNRIATYVKFKKELFVGIAHELKTPLAVMKLKNELMLKKTREKNEYEDALKLTIKQIDDMNIMISSILDIGRTEGAQFEIPTDIDLVDYIKRKTNDYKMLSNQRGIDTIFTSNVSSLNISIRVTLFNQILQNFVQNAIKFTPDNHKILIKLKKINEKIVIRVIDEGSGIDENIDVFAPFKKIGSKNGVGLGLYLAKIASDALNAKISIKNRRDNVKGCVAKLVLINTSKITEN from the coding sequence ATGAAAAGTAGAAGCATTTATAAAGAATTTTATAAAAAACTTATAATTGCTTCTTCTTTATTTATAATAATTCTTTCATTTATCTTTTACGAATACACAAAAAACTCATTTTATAACAGCATTCAAGATAATTTACTTTATCAAGCAAAGAAAATAGAAAAAAGCTATGTAAAAGAAGATTTTAAAGCTGTAAGAACACAATCTCAATCTATTGAAATAATTCCAAGTTCGGAAAAAGAAAAAATAGAATTTTCAGATTTCAAGAAAAATAATGAATACTATTTAAGACTAATTTATGCGCTAAACGATGGCACATCTTTACAAATTACAAAAGATATTACTCTTGAAAGAGATCTTTTATATTCAATTATTTTTAGGAATCTTTTTGGATTAGCAATTCCTGGCTTTGTTTTAATGCTTTTATATTCTCTTATAGTTTCAAAATCTCTTTTAAAACCTATTATGCAGATAAATAAAAAATTATCAAATATGGATGAAAATACTTTAGCTCAAATTGATACAAAAGATTTACCAGACGAATTTTTAACTCTTGCAAATTCTATCAACTCTTTAACAAATAGAATAGCAACTTATGTGAAATTCAAAAAAGAACTTTTCGTTGGAATTGCACATGAGCTTAAAACTCCTTTGGCAGTTATGAAGTTAAAAAATGAGTTAATGTTAAAAAAAACTAGAGAAAAAAATGAATATGAAGATGCTCTAAAACTCACTATAAAACAAATAGATGACATGAATATAATGATTAGTTCTATTTTAGATATAGGAAGAACTGAAGGAGCCCAGTTTGAAATTCCAACAGATATTGATTTAGTTGATTATATAAAAAGAAAAACAAATGATTATAAAATGCTATCTAATCAAAGGGGAATTGATACTATATTTACATCAAATGTTTCAAGCTTAAATATTTCAATTAGGGTGACTCTATTTAATCAAATTTTACAAAACTTTGTACAAAATGCAATAAAGTTTACTCCTGATAATCATAAAATTTTAATAAAATTAAAAAAGATAAATGAAAAAATTGTAATACGTGTAATTGATGAAGGTAGTGGAATTGATGAAAATATAGATGTTTTTGCTCCATTTAAAAAAATAGGTTCTAAAAATGGTGTTGGTCTTGGGCTTTACTTAGCAAAAATAGCAAGTGATGCCTTAAATGCAAAAATATCAATAAAGAATAGAAGAGATAATGTAAAAGGATGTGTTGCTAAGCTAGTACTCATCAACACATCTAAAATAACAGAAAATTAA
- a CDS encoding CoA-binding protein yields the protein MECEFPTINSKSEEIKEIFLNTKTIAIVGLSPDSDKASNRVAAYLQSVGYKIVPIYPKEEEILGEKVYRSLSEIPFDIDMVDIFRKPDAIAKIVDESIALKNQKNIKTVWFQLGLTNNEAAQKAKEAGFNVVQNKCTKIEHKALFV from the coding sequence ATGGAGTGTGAATTTCCAACAATTAATTCAAAAAGTGAAGAAATAAAAGAGATTTTTTTGAATACAAAAACTATAGCGATAGTTGGTTTATCACCTGATAGTGATAAAGCATCAAATAGAGTTGCTGCGTATCTACAAAGTGTTGGATACAAAATAGTTCCTATTTATCCAAAAGAAGAAGAGATCTTAGGCGAAAAAGTTTATAGAAGTTTGTCTGAAATACCTTTTGATATAGATATGGTAGATATTTTTAGAAAACCTGATGCTATTGCAAAAATTGTTGATGAATCAATAGCTTTAAAAAATCAGAAAAATATTAAAACGGTTTGGTTTCAATTAGGCCTTACAAATAATGAAGCTGCACAAAAAGCAAAAGAAGCTGGATTTAATGTTGTTCAGAACAAATGTACGAAGATAGAGCACAAAGCTTTATTTGTTTAA